One genomic window of Myxocyprinus asiaticus isolate MX2 ecotype Aquarium Trade chromosome 5, UBuf_Myxa_2, whole genome shotgun sequence includes the following:
- the LOC127440483 gene encoding pancreas transcription factor 1 subunit alpha: MDTVLDPFTGLDSFSSPYFDDDDFFTDQSSRDHLDTDEFLDEDVDFLTNQIQEYYKDSRISQHGDYCDVGNFSFSSSSSTFSYGCADSTSELSPHRGDGPSLKRRRRMRSEGEMQQLRQAANVRERRRMQSINDAFEGLRSHIPTLPYEKRLSKVDTLRLAIGYINFLAELVQSDMPIRNPNSDSLNQPKKVIICHRGTRSPSPNDPDYGLPPLAGHSLSWTDEKQLKDQNIIRTAKVWTPEDPRKLHLKSSINNIENEPPFNFIS; this comes from the exons ATGGACACTGTGTTGGATCCATTCACAGGCTTAGATTCCTTCTCCTCCCCTTATTTTGACGACGATGACTTCTTCACGGATCAGTCGTCGAGGGACCACTTGGACACAGACGAGTTTTTGGACGAGGATGTCGATTTTCTCACAAATCAAATCCAAGAATATTATAAGGACAGTCGGATATCACAGCACGGAGATTATTGTGATGTTGGCAACTTCTCTTTTTCTTCCTCGTCTTCGACTTTCTCATACGGATGCGCTGACAGCACCTCGGAGCTGTCCCCTCACAGAGGAGACGGTCCCTCTCTAAAGAGGCGAAGGCGCATGAGATCCGAAGGAGAGATGCAACAGTTGCGTCAAGCTGCCAACGTCCGGGAGCGACGGAGGATGCAGTCCATTAACGATGCTTTCGAGGGACTTAGATCTCACATCCCTACTTTACCATACGAGAAAAGACTCTCAAAAGTTGACACTTTACGACTAGCAATCGGCTATATAAATTTCCTTGCAGAACTTGTGCAGTCCGACATGCCGATCCGGAACCCAAATAGTGACTCTTTAAACCAACCCAAAAAAGTCATCATTTGCCACAGAGGAACGA GATCCCCATCTCCAAATGATCCTGACTACGGGTTGCCTCCTCTCGCGGGCCACTCTCTTTCATGGACTGATGAGAAGCAGCTGAAAGATCAGAACATCATTAGAACAGCGAAAGTATGGACACCAGAGGACCCAAGAAAGTTGCACTTGAAGTCATCTATAAACAACATTGAGAATGAGCCCCCCTTTAATTTCATTTCCTAA